The sequence tgtgtgggtgtgtgtgtgtgtgggtatgtgTACAAGCCTTGAGCAGGAGTTTCAATATCGATGTTATACATTCGAAAACTGAACAAAactctaccagaagccataaaaGTAGTGCAGTAGTATcttatgttagattttgaaaggtaacattattcaacaggtttcattgaACTTTACTAAGcagaatgagttaattctatagagtgatgatGATTCTAatcttttggccattgctgtatatAAACTACTATTTGTTCAGAATTTTCACACAAGGGCATATTACACAATGGGCAATGGGTACGTGTCACGGAAATCGTGCATCTGAAACACTGCAGCCTAAAGTATAGCACGcgcggatgagacgtcaaacaaacaagctcctattggaagtgactctgcagcagccactgactccctgtgtgtgtgtgaccctgagcaagtcactgaaactccttgtgctccgtccttcggatgagacgtcaaacaaacgagctcctattggaagtgactaattaatattactactactactacttctactactaataataataataataataataataataataataataataataataatgcattggtACCTCAGCACAAGAGAAGCTAACGGCATGTCTGTGGAATGTGTATCTATGGCATCCATCAGAGTAAGACTGAGTCTCACACAGCCCTGGGAAGGTAGCGTTGCAGTAGGCACCCCAGTCCTTGACTTCCACATCTGCTGCACAATCTGCATTTGGTGTACAATCTGCATGCTCTGCAGAATCTGCATGCGCTGCACAATCTGCATGCTCTGCAGAATCTGCATGCGCAGCACAATCTGCATCCGCTGCACAATCTGCATGCGCTGCACAATCTGCATGCACTGCAGAATCTGCATGCACTGCACAATTTGCATGCGCTGCAGAATCTGCATCCGCTGCACAATTTGCATGCGCTGCAGAATCTGCATGCACTTCCACATTTGCAGGAACAGctggaggagagacagagagacacacacaaagacaagcctgtcagtgacatcatccaccccccatcccagcaatataaaccagcctgtcagtgacatcatccatcccccatcccagcaatataaaccagcctgtcagtgacatcatccaccccccatcccagcaatataaaccagcctgtcagtgacatcatccaccccccatcccagcaatataaaccagcctgtcagtgacatcatccaccccccatcccagcaatataaaccagcctgtcagtgacatcatccatcccccatcccagcaatataaaccagcctgtcagtgacatcatccatcccccatCCTAGCAATATAAATTGCCATACTATGTCAATGAAACAACTGATGTATATGAATGTGTGTGTCCCTCTATACTGTAAGAGAAAGTGTACCTTACTACTAAACGAGTGTGTttactgatgtgtgtgtgtctgtgtgtgtgtgtgtttatgtgtatcggtgtctatgtgtgtgtgtcgctgtctatatgtgtgtgtgtctgtatgtgtgtgtgtgtgtctgtatgtgagtGTCTATGcctgtgtctctttgtgtgtgtgtgtctgtgtctgtgtgtctatgcatctctgtgtgtgtgtgtgagactctgtgTCTttatgtctctgtgtctgtgtgtgtctgtgtctctctgtctctctgtctctgcttctgtgtgtgtgtgtgtgtccctctaTATCTCTgactatgtgtctgtgtgtgtgtgtgtgtgtgtgtctctatatctctctgtctatgtgtctgtgtgtgtctgtgtgtgtgtgtgtgtgtgtgtgtgtgtgtgtgtgtgtcagtgtatatgAATACAATCAGACCCTGCCCCGTGATAATCTTACCAAAAGAGGAGATcagctcagcactgcagagcagcaccagGAGAAAAAGACTCTTCATCTTGGTCAAACAGATCCGGAATCAATAGACACAGAATATTGATGGGCTGCAATAAAACACGGATACGAACAGGTCAGACTGCACCAGAAACACAGCAGCGTGCCCATGCATCAGAACAGCCCATTGCTGCTGTAGTTTTAAATTGCTGTGCGTATGAaaccaaaccactggaactgaaaatcgtATCATAATAAACAGCTTAGCAATGATCTAATTGAAGTGGAGACTTTAATTGGGGACaaatgcaattcatttcaaacagtgagagaaaaggaacacggagccacacgcgatcaaacgcaggagactttttagaagtttttTAAGActcctgattaaagcacaaaggaGAATTCGattttttattaatgatcatttttttcatttcatgatCATTTGCTGATAAACATCAGTGCTACACTTCTGATTAGCTTTGAGAGATTGCTTGAGgaaactacagctctggccaaaagttttgcatcacctagaattttaagagtGAGACATCTttggttatttttcttttaaactatatgaacacaatgtatttatttaacatcatgtgatcaaataaactacaaaatgacatcacaaagaagAAAAGTCTAcgggaaaccataatagtagtacagttagATTTCCAAATGCCAGATTGTTCTATTTTCAGTTGTTCTGTTAAGCctatgcaaaactacaaagcagtgtgtaattcaatgtgttaacaaggcaacattattcagcaggttgcattcgactttatgaagcagaatgagttcattctatagggtgatgatgcaaaacttttgagcAGAGCTGTAGGCTGATATTGATAGGAAAAGCAACGATCGCTactcaaaagttattgtattctgtAAAAGAAAACGCATTTCAGAGCCGTGTAGCGAATGGAAACGTGTGTACGATTTCCCGAGCGGTTTTGTTCACTACGACGGCTTAGAGAGGTGAAGTAAAGGACTCTTACCTGACAGGAGAAGTCGTGTCCAGCTGTCTGGTTCTCCCTCCCAGCTCCTCGACCCCTTTATATCCTAAATAATGAGGAACTCTCAAACTGCCCCTGCCAACCCCTACCCGCCCCTACCCGCCCCTACCCGCCCTATCTGCCCCTCTGCCAAGAGCCACGACCAAAGAAGTCAATGTTCTCTGTGACACGACACGCCCTGTTAATCACGCCACATTATCGTACAGAAATCCTCGACAAGTTTAATCATAATTAATAGTTTGAACATTACTATAAAACACTTTACAGGGTTTGTagtaagaacatttttttttcttatttgactacagtaaaacctgcctAATTCAGTTTCTCTACATAGCGGTGTCAGATAATTTATATTCTCCTtgtgaatatttgttttttttttcagctatggcaaaaaagttttgcatcacctagaattttaggattgaatatatatgtgtgtgtgtgtgtgtgtgtgtgtgtgtgtgtgtgtgtgtgtgtgtgtgaacataatttagatgtgtTATTCAACATCATggaatcaaaaaaactacaaaatgatatccccccactcccctgcttccagagcccgctccttctccaccctcgcccctcagTGTTGGAACGACcaacccacggatatcaggactgctcagtccctgaccacccagacagcatctgtaacctcacaactctccactatactggagtATATGACACCCAACTGCACCAGTGCTTGTATCAGCTTGGACTTGCAGTGAATTGCTCCACACCTCGCTGTATTCTActgctgctcttaattatatCTACTTCATGAATCTGGttcttgattttactcttataggtaactgtgctcatgttttttgtaattgctcttgtttgaaatcgttctcatccattcatcgtactcactgcgtgctcttactggactttactcatataagcaaatctGAATTTGATCTTATCTGCTAATGATTTTACTAGACTTTATAACCGCGCTGATCTGTAAggcggcagcagtgtggagtagtggttagggctctggactcttgactggagggtcatgggttcaatccccagtgggggacactgctgttgtacccttgagcaaggtactttacctagattgctccagtaaaaacccaactgtataaatgggtaattgtatgtaaaaataatgtgatatcttgtaacaattgtaagttgccctggataagggcgtctgctaagaaataaataataataataaggtgatattctgtaatgtgatattttataatgggaTCATTTGTaaagtgatactttgtactgtgatattttgtaacaattgtaagtcgccctggataagggcatatgctaataataataataataataataataatagtttttcacatttaccaggggagacacacaggTTCCTCTTTTTACATTGAGTTTTTCACTGTATGAATGTACCTGTTTCTGTTGAGAATTTTTGCTGATCATCTTCATGTGAGTGAAATAACTGTTCAGCAGCATTGCACAGACATATCAGAAGCCAGTGATCTTCAGCAATAGACCACTTCTGTGTTTCACTGCCAGGGGGAGATTTGTATCTGGGGCTGGGGGGCGCGTCTCAAAACTGACCCCACGTCGAGATATCACTCCGAGGAACGCGGTGAGTTCACAGGACTAACCAGCCTGTGATGACATCAATCTAGAAACGTGTTACATCTaacaatatcaatcaatcaatcaataaataaataaataaataaaaactgtgatAAAGTGGTTtccagtgcgcaggtgtagaggtgaccCACAGGAAAACCCAACTCGACAAAGTTCTGTGATCAATCAGCTGCTCAGAACCGGACGAGTGCTGACGGGCTGAACGGACTCCTGTGTCACATTTATATAGATAGAGGGgtggaaataagattcctattgcacagcagtttcacccattcctggttttattttgagtttaataataagacacacctgagcttgttacctagacacactggggttgATCAagctggtattattatttgtttcttagcagacgtccttatccagggcgacttacaattgttacaagatatcacgttatttttacatacaattacccatttatacagttgggtttttactggagcaatctaggtaaagtaccttgctcaagggtatagcagcagtgtcccccacctgggattgaacccacgaccctccggtcaagagtccagagccttaaccactactccacactgctgcctggccTGGTAGCTGCTGCCTGCACTGCTACTCCAcactagtaaaacctggactgggtaaaactgctatgcaacaggagtcttatttccatccctctatctatctatctatctatctatatatctatctatctatctatctatcttcatAAAGTGTGGCCTCTATATCAATGCTTCCCAACCCCgatcctgtgtctgctggtttccattccaactgagctctcaatcacttaactgaacccttcattgaactgatcatttgcttaatttacacttttttacttgttttcagctcttaaacagttgcagatatCAAGTTAGTGATAACATTTTATATGTAACTGGAAATCTGTAacagtttaagagctgaaaacaattttaaaaaatgtctaattaaacaaatgtatcagttcaatgaagggtctagttcagtaattaagagctcagttggaatgaaaaccagcagaccatatatatagatagagagatagatagataggtagactAATTACTCTTGTGCTTTGATCCATCAAACACATGTAGTTCTGTACAATAAGACTGACCATGGCAGCATAGTACATATCAGTACATGTCGTCACCACTTAACTCAACGGACAGATGCAATCTCGTGAAGCTTATCTTACACACACACGGGGCTCACATCGTTTCTACATTTAAACGGGTGCCGTGAAATATGGTGGTTTGGAGAAAAACAGTCAAGTTTAACAAGTAACAGTTTGGAGTGTGAGGTAACCGATCTGTATCTCATTTGTGTGTAAAACGATAAATGTGTACGCTATAGAGAcgggactgggtgcagcagcagcagcagcagcagcagcagggctagtgtgagtttctaaccctgctcaaactcctggctccagatcatttcaatattaataataataatactagacttcattgaggggagctctgaaccccaggactgggtgcagcagcagcagcagcagcagcagggctagtgtgagtttctaaccctgctcaaactcctggctcctgatcatttcaatattaataataataatactagacttcattgaggggagctctgaaccccaggactgggtgcagcagcagcagcagcagggctagtgtgagtttgtaaccctgctcaaactcctggctcctgatcatttcaatattaataataataatactagacttcattgaggggagctctgaaccccaggactgggtgcagcagcagcagcagcagggctagtgtgagtttctaaccctgctcaaactcctggctcctgatcatttcaatattaataataataatactagacttcattgaggggagctctgaaccccaggactgggtgcagcagcagcagcagcagggctagtgtgagtttgtaaccctgctcaaactcctggctcctgatcatttcaatattaataataataatactagacttcattgaggggagctctgaaccccaggactgggtgcagcagcagcagcagcagcagcagggctagtgtgagtttctagcCCTTTGTTCTGCCTTGCCTGTAAGAACAATGATAAACAAGGAAACTCTAACATATAAATATCgatcaaatacagttttattttcaaTCGAAGGTAcaactgtggccaaaagttttgcatccccctatagaatgaactgcttcataaagtcgaacgaagcctgctgaataatgttacgttagcatatttaattacacaccgctttgtatagttttccattaacgagaaatgtgacattttcgaaatctaaaatgaaatacttactgtgatagtattatggcttccggtacagaccttttttgcgatatcattttgcagtttcttacatgatgtgaaataaaagatctaaCTTGTGTGTAtatgtttttagattttatttaaccctaaatcctaaaattctgggcgatgctaaacttttggccacagctgtacactaACAGATAGAAGTAAAGGGAGTCCATTCTGAATAATGCTCATGGATTTTTATTTAACTCCAGCAGACAAGGACACTGACAGCAAACGCTACGTAACTAAAGTCATGCAATACACACAGTTCTTTTCCGATCACAGGTCAAAATATTAATGAATAAAGACCTGTTTCACATACCATGGTGCCCAGAAATGCCACGCAAAACTCATCTcaattttactgaaataaaattaataaataaataaataaataaataaatcactcacTATATATAGCTTCTTCTAGTATTTCTAGCATTATTTACTGTTTCATAGTTATGAAATTTGTAACtcagcagggatgggaataagactcttattgcacagcagtgtcgcccagtccaggttttactaccagcttgattagcccccagtgtgtctagctaacaagctcaggtgtgtcttattattaaactcctagtgaaaccaggaatggatcacactgctgtgcaacgggagtcttatttccatccctgtcttgTAACTGCAATTTTACTTCCAGAGTAATGGAAGGACTCAAGTCCACGCCCCACACCAGAGAGAAGCCAAACCCAACAGCGGgtatacagacagacaggaaaTAAAGAGGCTTGgtggctcagtggttaaagaaagcggTTTCATACCAGGAgattcaaatcccggctcagccactgactccctgtgtgtgtgtgtgtgaccctgagcaagtcactgaacctccttgtgctctgtccttcggatgagacgtcaaacaaacaagctcctattggaagtgactctgcagcagccactgactccctgtgtatgtgtgtgaccctgagcaagtcactgaacctccttgtgctccgtccttcaggatgagacgtcaaacaaacaagctcctataggaagtgactctgcagcagcagttgttgatgatgtaGAGTTTACCCCACTAATCTCTGCAAGTCgatttggataaaagtgtctgttaaatgactaattcatcatcaaatcataataataataataataataataataataataataatgaccctaTTCAGACGTGGCACTTATGAGTTTTCAGGTGGTTGAAGGAAGCAAAGCTCTTCTGGCATTCGTTTCAAAGGaaaggcttctctcctgtgtggaggCGCTGGTGTAATTTCAGAGGCCCAGCCTGGGAGAAGCTCTTCCCACACTCCTCACAGCTGAACGGCTTCTCACCTGTGTGGAGGCGCTGGTGCGTTTTGAGCGGCCCCAGCTggctgaagctcttcccacactcCTCACAGCTGAACGGCTTCTCTCCCGTGTGCACGCGCCGGTGCGCCTTCAGCGTGTTCAGCTTCCGGAAGCTTTTCCCGCATTCCGCGCACGTGTGCGGCTTTTCCCCGGAGTGCAGCCTCTGGTGCTCCCTGCACGAACCCAGCTGTGCGAATCGCTTCCCGCACTCGGGGCACAGGTAGGGCTTCTCCCCAGTGTGGCTCCTCTGGTGCTGCTTCAAGTTCCCCAGCTGCCCGAAAACCTTCCCGCAGTCCGCGCAAGGGTAGGGCTTGCGGAGCCCCGTGTGAAGCTGGTGGTGCTTCCTGAGGCTGTCCGGGTGGCGGAACGTTTTCCCGCAGTCCTGGCAGGAGACCGGGGGTCCCGTGTGGAGACGCTCGTGCTTCCGGAAGTTTCCCAAGTGGCGGAAGTTGGCCCCGCAGCAGGAGCAGGTGTaaggtttctctcccgtgtgaattcggAGGTGTTCCTTGAGCTGCTCTGCCTGGCTGAACCGTCTCTCGCAGTCCGGGCAGGGGTAGGGTTTTTCGCCCGTGTGAATTCGCCGGTGCTTCTTCAGCCCGTTCAAGTGCCGGAAAGTCTTGGAGCAATCCGGGCAGCCGTAGGGCCGCTCCCCGGTGTGAATCCGCCGGTGTCTCTGGAGGTTTCGGACGTTCGCGAAGACTTTGGGACAGTCGCCGCAAGGGAAGGGCTTCTGATCTGCGAGGGTTAGCTGTTGACCTGCCCCGCCCGAGACTGCTGGGCCTTCGGGGTTGGGGTTTTCGGAGGAGTGAGTCAGCTGGTGCTCTCGGAGGCTGGCCAACTGGGAGAAGGTTTTCCGGCATCCGGAGCAGGGATAGGGTTTGGCGGCCGCGGCGTCGTG comes from Acipenser ruthenus unplaced genomic scaffold, fAciRut3.2 maternal haplotype, whole genome shotgun sequence and encodes:
- the LOC117410171 gene encoding neurocan core protein-like encodes the protein MKSLFLLVLLCSAELISSFAVPANVEVHADSAAHANCAADADSAAHANCAVHADSAVHADCAAHADCAADADCAAHADSAEHADCAAHADSAEHADCTPNADCAADVEVKDWGAYCNATFPGLCETQSYSDGCHRYTFHRHAVSFSCAEIHCQHSHCGHLASVNNHCINHALTCLSVQCNHALTTWIGGQMTCRGFQWTDGSCWRYQNWYYGCPRSCGGSCVVLNWGATGKWCNRPCSERRPFICKGRR